TCTTGTTCTCATTAGGAGACGCTATGCACCCAATTTACCTCAAGATAATGGTGATTCCATGTACGTTGATCCCCCAGTCGCGGGGGGACAGGGTCGCCGCCTAGGTTTGGATGATGTCTGTATCCCGCAGGCaaatctcttcccttccactGCCAGAGAGATAGGCGGTTTACTGGATTCTGCTTTATCCTTCATCACCCAACACCTTCGTTCTGGACATCCCATGCGTacaccttcctcttccatccatcctcacTCCGAAGCAAGCCATAACAGTGTGCCCGCTCCTCAGTTCACCTCTTTACCCTTTAACAATTCTAACAGCGATGGTACCATGAAAGATCGCGGCTCCCCTAAACCTAACAAACCTGCAATGGTCGTTCCTGATACAGCAGGTGCTGGAGGGCAGATAGTATGGATGGAAATGTAGGGTGGAACAGGAATGTGTTGTCAAGGGGCAGCAAAGaccaccatcttcattcttATTGAATAAAGAGCGAAGTGGCCCTTGGAGGGAGTCACATCAGGGTTTGGGAGCGACGTTGGCGAATACGCAGGGTTACAGTGGGAAGTTCGCGATTCCTAGGCAGTCCGACAGGCTCTGCAAATCAGGATGAGAAAGTAGGAAGCGCGAGGACAAAGATGAATGTAAAATCGAAGCATTGAAAAGCGAAGGGGTGTGTGAAAATGTTAGCCAGATAGATCTGCGCCTCTCGAGTAATAAGAGTGATTACGAGGTTGTGAAGTTTAAAATTCTCGAGTATTATCTTGTGAATTAGAATCTTTGCGTACAGTTATGCATTATGCTGCGAATATGAACCGTACAAAATATGACACACATGCTTCCGAGAACCCAGAAATGCTGACACAGAATGCAATTATTCGAACTCCTCTTTCTACCATTTGACCGCCTCGTGAGTAACCCCTCCTGATGACAAAACATcactctccaccttcctAAACCTCGTCCTCATAAACTCCCATCGCTTAGATGCATCGTCCCCACAGACTTCATGGATGATTTCCTCGGCAAGCTGGTCAGATTGAAGATTACGGTCGATCCCGTTCTTGGTGTGAACGCTGGTAATGCCGTTGGTCTTGACTTGGGGTGCAAACCCACTCACGTTTGAAGCAGTAAGAGGaggtgatggtggaggggtAGGTAATCCTGTCCAATAGATATCTTCCACCTTGGCAACCCATTCTTTCGTTGACCATCgcatcccttcctccatccctgCGACTGTCCCTGTACCAACGTCATTACTTCCTCCATTCACAGCGACAGCTACACCATCGTCGGGAAGAACTCGTTgatacccttcttcatctactTCCATCGCTTCCGGAGCTGATGGTGTAGGTACGGTTGGCTTCATCTGACCACCTCCGTTCACACATCCTCCAGGACAAGCCATAACCTCTACGAAATCGAGCTTCCGATCCTCCCCCCTAACTAAACTGAGGGATGCAATGCTCTCAGAATCTGTCCCGTCGGCGGAAATTGGAGCAGACGTTACTGCTGGTGTTGCCGTCTTGGCCTTCCGTCGACGGGCTGCGACGGCGGCACTTAGCTTGCCAGCGCCCGCGCCCCGACCGGAACGACCGATACCCGTCTCTTTTGCCACTTTTCGAACCAGGTTTTGAAGATTACGGAACCCATAGACCTTGGCACCCTTGAAAATGACTTGGCCAGTGACAGTATCCTGAATGAGGTATTCCACGTTGTCTGTTGAACCTCTGATCTCACGGGTCGTAATTCGAGTAGGATTGGGATGAGAGCGTTGGACGTCATAAATGATGGTCTGGAGATAGGAGCCGGAGCTGGAACCTTCATGAGTTAGGAGTTCAGGGAATGGCGAGTCTTCAGTAGCCGAGCAAGATGGAGTAGACTCGTTGGCGACAGGAACATAGGGTTCGAATCCAAGTTCTTTAAGGAGCAGGTCAAGTTCGCCAGTTGTGAGAACACAGTCGACATCGCGCGTTGAATAGAGGGAAGAATAGAAGTCGGATCTTGAGGCTTCGAGCTTCTTGTCATAACAAGGCATTGCAGTAACGTGATAAATCTCATCGGGTCTGTTCGAATAATTAGCAGGCACGCGTCAATAAACGATAAAGGATGAACTCACTTGTACCGCAATTTGTGACCATACCAAGACTTTGCTAAAGCCCCAACAATTCCCTGGCTACTCCTAGCCGCACTCAACAAGGGCAACATATCACCCTGTGCCTTCTCCGCGTAACAAACCCATCCGGGACAAGCACTCGCCAGCATCGGCATCTCCACAgccttccccttttccttgttgtCCTTTCGCTCATGGAACTCAACCACAGATTCTCTCAAACTCATATGCCGGGCAAAAGTTGTGTCCCATACTCTCCAAGCTCCATTTTCCGGCTGGGAGAGGAATGCACGGATACGTCGTAAAAGCACCAAAAGAGAAATGGGAGATCGAGAGGATGCGGTCGCATAAGCTGCAGATAGAGAAGCGAGGGTCTGAGGCGATATGGAAAGGATAGATAAACGCGGCTTGTGGCAGGGGGAGTCAGGATCTAGTGCTGTCGGATTCGTTTTGATAAATTGGAGGACCTCATTTTGGGACTGCATCGTGATCAAAAGCGATTCAGTGGAGGTAATACACCCGCTATATATTGACGTAAGCAAGTCATAAGATTCGGAAGAGAAGGCATTATACCTGCAAGCCAAGCAATCATTTAAATTGATTTCTGCCTTCTCCAATGCCTTTTTCGGATTTCCG
Above is a genomic segment from Cryptococcus deuterogattii R265 chromosome 8, complete sequence containing:
- a CDS encoding cytosolic Fe-S cluster assembly factor NAR1, with product MAFSGALTITDLDDFLTPSQACIIPVRNNKKPTEDEGPTEIHIDSNNNYYEVSTYPSVGHDDDIGNPKKALEKAEINLNDCLACSGCITSTESLLITMQSQNEVLQFIKTNPTALDPDSPCHKPRLSILSISPQTLASLSAAYATASSRSPISLLVLLRRIRAFLSQPENGAWRVWDTTFARHMSLRESVVEFHERKDNKEKGKAVEMPMLASACPGWVCYAEKAQGDMLPLLSAARSSQGIVGALAKSWYGHKLRYKPDEIYHVTAMPCYDKKLEASRSDFYSSLYSTRDVDCVLTTGELDLLLKELGFEPYVPVANESTPSCSATEDSPFPELLTHEGSSSGSYLQTIIYDVQRSHPNPTRITTREIRGSTDNVEYLIQDTVTGQVIFKGAKVYGFRNLQNLVRKVAKETGIGRSGRGAGAGKLSAAVAARRRKAKTATPAVTSAPISADGTDSESIASLSLVRGEDRKLDFVEVMACPGGCVNGGGQMKPTVPTPSAPEAMEVDEEGYQRVLPDDGVAVAVNGGSNDVGTGTVAGMEEGMRWSTKEWVAKVEDIYWTGLPTPPPSPPLTASNVSGFAPQVKTNGITSVHTKNGIDRNLQSDQLAEEIIHEVCGDDASKRWEFMRTRFRKVESDVLSSGGVTHEAVKW